A section of the Entelurus aequoreus isolate RoL-2023_Sb linkage group LG21, RoL_Eaeq_v1.1, whole genome shotgun sequence genome encodes:
- the LOC133639104 gene encoding SKI family transcriptional corepressor 2-like isoform X2, with the protein MDKSHLSNSDIIMTSPAGAYPQEALTPPRPAHHHSSSSLSSPSSSPLKPNQVGQVILYGVPIVSLVIDNIERLCLAQISNTLLKNYSYNEIHNRRVALGITCVQCTPVQLEILRRAGAMPISSRRCGMITKREAERLCKSFLGENMPPKLPDNFAFDVTHECAWGCRGNFIPARYNSSRAKCIKCSFCNMYFSPNKFIFHSHRTPDAKYTQPDAANFNSWRRHLKLSDKHPADELVYAWEDVKAMFNGGSRKRALPSSSHCSSLKTMPGPHMMAGDLGPQKRAHFDDEEELDGGGLSPRKTPRYPVIPVPSKGFGMLQKFPPTSLFPSPYPFPAFGLCQQKKEDGDVTAGHKGTGLSGLLWPGRKDTFYPPFCMFWPPRAAGGIPVPTYLQPQPSLSSLADNPSLRQAFLDLSDSSEPGNGNALNTNMTPSNASAASRSGLFDPDCTMVTPDLRPVTSESWLKLLDNPGLQARKPSYGSAFRPVVKDAESMAKLHGNADEELGVMAAGSDRHSRLSPGSSCSYASESGDAEGGDSEEDGEVDVESSKQDDEEDEGSFAGRPTQTQTNLFLSNSGGEERGKARGSASPPSPVDPIRLESPSLPASSPASLPLSSSTPPHREELAFKNVDKNRNEGLPAYATKDISAQQTVEDNKEQNGFFGGDTETSAPDYWRESSGDQSQGAASPVTLKKDVENMEKEELQKVLLEQIDFRRRLEQEFHALKGTSPFPVFHTFQDQMKRELAYREEMVQQLQMIPYANIIRKDKISSHLNK; encoded by the exons ATGGACAAGTCTCACCTTTCCAACAGCGACATCATCATGACGAGCCCCGCAGGCGCCTACCCGCAGGAAGCGCTGACTCCGCCCAGGCCCGCCCACCATCACTCTTCATCTTCCTTATCCTCGCCCTCCTCCTCGCCCCTCAAACCCAACCAGGTGGGCCAGGTCATCCTGTACGGCGTGCCCATCGTCTCGCTGGTCATCGACAACATCGAGAGGCTCTGCTTGGCGCAGATCTCCAACACGCTGCTGAAGAACTACAGCTACAACGAGATCCACAACCGCCGCGTGGCGCTGGGCATCACCTGCGTCCAGTGCACGCCCGTGCAGTTGGAGATCCTCCGCCGCGCGGGCGCCATGCCCATCTCCTCGCGCCGCTGCGGCATGATCACCAAACGCGAGGCCGAGCGCCTGTGCAAGTCCTTCCTGGGCGAGAACATGCCGCCCAAACTGCCCGACAACTTCGCCTTCGACGTGACGCACGAGTGCGCCTGGGGTTGCCGCGGTAACTTCATCCCCGCCCGCTACAACAGCTCCCGGGCCAAGTGCATCAAGTGCTCCTTCTGCAACATGTACTTCTCCCCCAACAAGTTCATCTTCCACTCCCACCGCACGCCGGACGCCAAGTACACCCAGCCGGACGCCGCCAACTTCAACTCCTGGCGGCGGCACCTCAAACTCAGCGACAAACACCCGGCCGACGAGTTGGTCTACGCCTGGGAGGACGTGAAGGCCATGTTTAACGGCGGCAGTCGGAAGAGGGCGTTGCCTTCCTCGAGTCATTGTTCGTCCTTGAAGACGATGCCCGGCCCTCACATGATGGCGGGCGACCTCGGTCCTCAGAAACGGGCCCACTTTGACGACGAAGAGGAGCTGGACGGAGGCGGTTTGTCCCCTCGCAAGACCCCGCGCTACCCCGTCATCCCCGTGCCCAGCAAAGGCTTCGGGATGCTCCAAAAGTTCCCCCCCACGTCGCTCTTCCCCTCCCCCTACCCCTTCCCCGCCTTCGGCCTGTGCCAGCAGAAGAAGGAGGACGGCGACGTCACAGCCGGGCACAAAGGGACGGGATTGTCGGGTCTTTTATGGCCCGGACGTAAGGACACTTTTTATCCTCCCTTCTGCATGTTTTGGCCCCCGAGGGCAGCGGGGGGCATCCCGGTGCCCACCTACCTGCAGCCCCAGCCCAGCCTCTCCTCCCTGGCAGACAACCCCTCCCTCAGGCAGGCCTTCCTGGATCTCTCCGACTCGTCCGAGCCCGGCAACGGAAACGCCCTCAACACAAACATGACCCCCAGCAACGCGAGCGCCGCTTCAAGATCCGGCCTCTTCGATCCAGACTGCACGATGGTGACCCCTGACCTGCGGCCCGTGACCTCCGAGAGCTGGCTTAAACTCCTGGACAACCCCGGTCTTCAAGCCAGGAAGCCCAGCTACGGCTCGGCGTTCCGTCCCGTCGTCAAGGACGCGGAGAGCATGGCGAAGCTTCACGGCAACGCGGACGAAGAGCTCGGGGTCATGGCGGCCGGCTCGGACCGCCACTCGCGGCTCTCGCCCGGGAGCAGCTGCAGCTACGCCAGCGAGAGCGGGGATGCAGAGGGAGGCGACAGCGAGGAGGACGGCGAGGTGGACGTGGAGTCCTCCAAGCAGGACGACGAAGAGGATGAGGGGAGCTTCGCCGGCCGCCCCACTCAGACTCAAACTAACTTGTTCCTGAGCAACAGCGGCGGGGAGGAGAGGGGGAAAGCGAGGGGGAGTGCCTCCCCTCCCTCCCCTGTGGACCCCATCCGCTTGGAGTCCCCCAGCCTGCCCGCCTCCTCGCCCGCCAGCCTGCCGCTCTCCAGCTCCACGCCGCCTCACAGAGAAGAGCTGGCTTTCAAAAAC GTGGACAAAAACAGAAATGAAGGACTACCCGCCTACGCAACCAAAGACATTTCAG CTCAACAAACAGTGGAGGACAACAAAGAGCAGAACGGCTTCTTCGGAGGAGACACCGAGACGTCAGCGCCGGACTACTGGAGGGAAAGCTCAG gagatcaaagTCAAGGAGCTGCTTCTCCGGTCACGCTAAAGAAGGACGTGGAGAACATGGAAAAAG AGGAGCTCCAGAAGGTTTTGTTGGAGCAAATTGACTTCCGGAGGAGACTGGAGCAAGAGTTTCATGCTCTGAAGGGCACTTCCCCATTTCCTGTCTTCC ATACTTTCCAAGACCAGATGAAGAGAGAGCTGGCCTACAGGGAAGAGATGGTGCAGCAGTTGCAGATG ATTCCATATGCAAACATCATTAGAAAAGACAAGATCAGCTCGCATCTTAATAAGTAG
- the LOC133639104 gene encoding SKI family transcriptional corepressor 2-like isoform X1: MDKSHLSNSDIIMTSPAGAYPQEALTPPRPAHHHSSSSLSSPSSSPLKPNQVGQVILYGVPIVSLVIDNIERLCLAQISNTLLKNYSYNEIHNRRVALGITCVQCTPVQLEILRRAGAMPISSRRCGMITKREAERLCKSFLGENMPPKLPDNFAFDVTHECAWGCRGNFIPARYNSSRAKCIKCSFCNMYFSPNKFIFHSHRTPDAKYTQPDAANFNSWRRHLKLSDKHPADELVYAWEDVKAMFNGGSRKRALPSSSHCSSLKTMPGPHMMAGDLGPQKRAHFDDEEELDGGGLSPRKTPRYPVIPVPSKGFGMLQKFPPTSLFPSPYPFPAFGLCQQKKEDGDVTAGHKGTGLSGLLWPGRKDTFYPPFCMFWPPRAAGGIPVPTYLQPQPSLSSLADNPSLRQAFLDLSDSSEPGNGNALNTNMTPSNASAASRSGLFDPDCTMVTPDLRPVTSESWLKLLDNPGLQARKPSYGSAFRPVVKDAESMAKLHGNADEELGVMAAGSDRHSRLSPGSSCSYASESGDAEGGDSEEDGEVDVESSKQDDEEDEGSFAGRPTQTQTNLFLSNSGGEERGKARGSASPPSPVDPIRLESPSLPASSPASLPLSSSTPPHREELAFKNVDKNRNEGLPAYATKDISAAQQTVEDNKEQNGFFGGDTETSAPDYWRESSGDQSQGAASPVTLKKDVENMEKEELQKVLLEQIDFRRRLEQEFHALKGTSPFPVFHTFQDQMKRELAYREEMVQQLQMIPYANIIRKDKISSHLNK, translated from the exons ATGGACAAGTCTCACCTTTCCAACAGCGACATCATCATGACGAGCCCCGCAGGCGCCTACCCGCAGGAAGCGCTGACTCCGCCCAGGCCCGCCCACCATCACTCTTCATCTTCCTTATCCTCGCCCTCCTCCTCGCCCCTCAAACCCAACCAGGTGGGCCAGGTCATCCTGTACGGCGTGCCCATCGTCTCGCTGGTCATCGACAACATCGAGAGGCTCTGCTTGGCGCAGATCTCCAACACGCTGCTGAAGAACTACAGCTACAACGAGATCCACAACCGCCGCGTGGCGCTGGGCATCACCTGCGTCCAGTGCACGCCCGTGCAGTTGGAGATCCTCCGCCGCGCGGGCGCCATGCCCATCTCCTCGCGCCGCTGCGGCATGATCACCAAACGCGAGGCCGAGCGCCTGTGCAAGTCCTTCCTGGGCGAGAACATGCCGCCCAAACTGCCCGACAACTTCGCCTTCGACGTGACGCACGAGTGCGCCTGGGGTTGCCGCGGTAACTTCATCCCCGCCCGCTACAACAGCTCCCGGGCCAAGTGCATCAAGTGCTCCTTCTGCAACATGTACTTCTCCCCCAACAAGTTCATCTTCCACTCCCACCGCACGCCGGACGCCAAGTACACCCAGCCGGACGCCGCCAACTTCAACTCCTGGCGGCGGCACCTCAAACTCAGCGACAAACACCCGGCCGACGAGTTGGTCTACGCCTGGGAGGACGTGAAGGCCATGTTTAACGGCGGCAGTCGGAAGAGGGCGTTGCCTTCCTCGAGTCATTGTTCGTCCTTGAAGACGATGCCCGGCCCTCACATGATGGCGGGCGACCTCGGTCCTCAGAAACGGGCCCACTTTGACGACGAAGAGGAGCTGGACGGAGGCGGTTTGTCCCCTCGCAAGACCCCGCGCTACCCCGTCATCCCCGTGCCCAGCAAAGGCTTCGGGATGCTCCAAAAGTTCCCCCCCACGTCGCTCTTCCCCTCCCCCTACCCCTTCCCCGCCTTCGGCCTGTGCCAGCAGAAGAAGGAGGACGGCGACGTCACAGCCGGGCACAAAGGGACGGGATTGTCGGGTCTTTTATGGCCCGGACGTAAGGACACTTTTTATCCTCCCTTCTGCATGTTTTGGCCCCCGAGGGCAGCGGGGGGCATCCCGGTGCCCACCTACCTGCAGCCCCAGCCCAGCCTCTCCTCCCTGGCAGACAACCCCTCCCTCAGGCAGGCCTTCCTGGATCTCTCCGACTCGTCCGAGCCCGGCAACGGAAACGCCCTCAACACAAACATGACCCCCAGCAACGCGAGCGCCGCTTCAAGATCCGGCCTCTTCGATCCAGACTGCACGATGGTGACCCCTGACCTGCGGCCCGTGACCTCCGAGAGCTGGCTTAAACTCCTGGACAACCCCGGTCTTCAAGCCAGGAAGCCCAGCTACGGCTCGGCGTTCCGTCCCGTCGTCAAGGACGCGGAGAGCATGGCGAAGCTTCACGGCAACGCGGACGAAGAGCTCGGGGTCATGGCGGCCGGCTCGGACCGCCACTCGCGGCTCTCGCCCGGGAGCAGCTGCAGCTACGCCAGCGAGAGCGGGGATGCAGAGGGAGGCGACAGCGAGGAGGACGGCGAGGTGGACGTGGAGTCCTCCAAGCAGGACGACGAAGAGGATGAGGGGAGCTTCGCCGGCCGCCCCACTCAGACTCAAACTAACTTGTTCCTGAGCAACAGCGGCGGGGAGGAGAGGGGGAAAGCGAGGGGGAGTGCCTCCCCTCCCTCCCCTGTGGACCCCATCCGCTTGGAGTCCCCCAGCCTGCCCGCCTCCTCGCCCGCCAGCCTGCCGCTCTCCAGCTCCACGCCGCCTCACAGAGAAGAGCTGGCTTTCAAAAAC GTGGACAAAAACAGAAATGAAGGACTACCCGCCTACGCAACCAAAGACATTTCAG CAGCTCAACAAACAGTGGAGGACAACAAAGAGCAGAACGGCTTCTTCGGAGGAGACACCGAGACGTCAGCGCCGGACTACTGGAGGGAAAGCTCAG gagatcaaagTCAAGGAGCTGCTTCTCCGGTCACGCTAAAGAAGGACGTGGAGAACATGGAAAAAG AGGAGCTCCAGAAGGTTTTGTTGGAGCAAATTGACTTCCGGAGGAGACTGGAGCAAGAGTTTCATGCTCTGAAGGGCACTTCCCCATTTCCTGTCTTCC ATACTTTCCAAGACCAGATGAAGAGAGAGCTGGCCTACAGGGAAGAGATGGTGCAGCAGTTGCAGATG ATTCCATATGCAAACATCATTAGAAAAGACAAGATCAGCTCGCATCTTAATAAGTAG